From a region of the Scyliorhinus torazame isolate Kashiwa2021f chromosome 15, sScyTor2.1, whole genome shotgun sequence genome:
- the sln gene encoding sarcolipin, translating to MDKSTQELFLNFMVVLMTVLLMWLLVKSYQE from the coding sequence ATGGATAAATCTACACAAGAGCTCTTCTTGAACTTTATGGTGGTTTTGATGACTGTGCTACTTATGTGGCTTCTTGTTAAATCCTATCAGGAGTGA